A stretch of DNA from Allomeiothermus silvanus DSM 9946:
GCCGAAGACTCCATCTCCGCCGCCAGAGCGCCAAAGGGAGCCATAGCTTGGCCGTGGTGCTCCAGCGGGGAGTAAAAGGCGTCCTCGGTGACGATGATCCCGACGTGGTGAGGATAGGCCAGGCGGCGAGCCGCTCCTACCAGCTGCTCGAGCACTGCGTAGTCCGGCACCGGCGCATAGGGTTTACCGCCCAGGTACTGCCGGGTAGTGCCATCGAGGGGAATCGAGGCCTGCGCCACCACTAGCTCGGGGGCTTTAAGCGTCTCGCTAAAAACCCCGCAGGTCCCTACCCGGACTAGCACCTTGGCCCCTAGCTGGGCTAGCTCCTCTACCACAATAGCTGTGGAGGGGCAACCCATTCCGGTAGTTTGTACCGAGACCGGTAAGCCCTTGTAGGTACCGGTGAAGCCCAACAGGCTGCGGTAGGTAGTGTAGGGTTTGGGGTTCTCGAGGAAATGCTCAGCGATCCACTGGGCCCGGCCCGGATCACCCGGCAATAGCACATAAGGAGCCACATCGCCCGGCCGACCACGCACGTGCAAGGGTGTCATACGCAAGACAGGATACAAGGTGAAGGGGGTGGGAAGCGAGCGGACAAGCGCAACTCCTAGCTGTTAGATGTACCCCATAAGCCGTCTGAAAGGGGATGACACCCACTACTCAGCAGCCCCAAGGATTCGTAGGAGGCCATTCTGAGGGAACGCTTCCCGTGGTGTTCGCCGTGGCTCTTTTTAGCCTAGCCGCAACTCCGGCAAACCTTGCACCAGGTGTTCGTCGTGGGTAGCCAGCAGCACTGCGGCACCTAGGTCGTGGGACAGTTCGAGCATCAAGGCCAGCACCCGCTCAGCATTCCGGCGGTCCAGGCTGCCGGTGGGCTCGTCGGCCAGCAGCAGCTTGGGCCGTAGGTAGAGCGCCCGCACCACCGCCACCCGCTGCCGCTCCCCGCCGGAGAGCGCTTGGGGGCGCAATCGGGCACGATCCGCCAAGCCAACCCGCCTTAGAAGCTCGAGCCCCCAGGCTGGGTCTACTCGGCCCGCCAGATAACCAGGAACCAGCACGTTCTCGAGGGCGGTTAGCTCGGGCATCAAGTAGTGGTGCTGAAATACCAGACCCAAGTAACCTAGCCGCAACCGGGCCAGGGCCTCTTCACCCAAGCCCCGCAGGTTCGTTGCCCCCCACCACACCTCGCCCTCCTGCAAGGCTAGAAGCCCGGCCAACAGGTGAATGAGGGTGGTCTTGCCGCTTCCCGATGGGCCCAGGATGACCCGCACATCACCTGGGGAAAGCTCAAGATTAAAGTTTCTGAATAGTTCGACCTCAGGGTACCGATAGGCTAGATGAACGGTCCGCAATACCACCCCCAAAGCATACCAACCCCCGGATGGCACTCCCCAGCGACCCAAAACCCGGTAGGAACCTACGCTCCTTGCTGCGAGATTCATCCCACCAAAGGGCCAGCATGGCTCGAGATACGCTAGCACTCAGCAGGTCATCCCTGTTGACGAAGCCCCCGCGCTAGCGAAAGGGTTCTCAGAGCGTTACCCACGGATACCCCACACGGCCAATCGGCGGGTGTTTGTGGGTACCGCGATCAGAGTGCAATTTCTCCATATCCCACCCCGCTTTGTATCTTGCGTTTACCCGGCGGGGGCGCTTAGAGTGTGGGCAATGCTGCGCGACACCACCCTGCTGGCCCAGACTCCTCTTTTCCAGGGGGTTCCGCCTCAGGCGCTCGAGATCGCCCAGGAAGCCTTCACCGCCCGCTTCTATCCGGCGGGGACCACGGTCTTCAAGGCGGGCGACCTAGGGGCCGCGCTCTACGTGGTGCAACAAGGCCGGGTGCGCATCTTCCGCACCTACCTCGACGAGCGCGAGCGGGTTTTTGCCTTCTTGGGCCCCGGCGAGGTTTTTGGCGAGATGAGCCTCCTGGACGAAGAACCCCGTAGCGCGAGTGCAGAAGTGGTCGCCGACTCGGTGCTATTGGTGCTCTACCGCGAGGCTTACCAAGGCCTGATCCGCCGCTATCCGCAGGTGGCCCACAACATCGCGGGTATCCTGGCCAAAAGGCTGCGCGAGGCCGATCTGGAACTTGAAGTTCTCTCCTTTGAGGAAGCCCGGGGACGGGTGGCCTATGCCCTCTTGAAGCTCTACCGACAGGGGTTTGGCGAGAATGGCCGGATGAAGCTCACCCACCTCGAGTTGGCCCAGCTTTCCGGCACCAGCCGTGAGACCGTGACCCGGGTACTCCACGCCCTCAAGAACGAAGGGTTGTTACGGGTCACCGGGGGGTACGTGGAGATTGTGGATACCACTACCTTAGAAGAAGTCTTGTACGGTCTTCGGTAAAATCTGCTCGTTGACTTATGAGACGGAACTGCCGCCCGGCTCCCGCCGTGAACAAATATGGCCTGTTGGCACTTAGGTCGAGCGCTGGGGCGTTTTCTCGCCGAGCGAAGCGAGGGGTGGGTACCGACCGATGAGCCGACCGACCCCAGTATGGATCGCTCCCTCAGTGTTGGCGGCCGACTTCACCCGCCTGGGTGAACAGGTCCGGGAAGCCCAGGAGGGCGGGGCTGACTTGATCCATGTGGACGTGATGGATGGGCGCTTTGTACCCAATATCAGCATGGGAATCGTGGTCGTGGAGGCCATCCGGCGGGTCGCCCAGATTCCCTTGGACGTCCACCTGATGATCGTGGAGCCTGAGAAATACCTGGCCGACTTCGTGCAGGCCGGGGCCACCTACCTCACCTTTCACGCCGAAGCCACCCCCCATGCCCATCGGGCTGTGCAGCGCATCCGCGAGCTGGGGGCCAAGCCAGGGCTGGCCCTCAACCCAGCTACCCCCTTATCCTTTTTGGAAACCCTACTACCTGACCTCGATCTAGCCCTTTTGATGACGGTCAATCCCGGATTTGGCGGGCAGAAATTTATCCCGGGCTCCACGCAGCGTTTGCGCGAGTTACGGGCGCTACGGGACCGGCTCAACCCGGCCTGTTTGATCGAGGTAGACGGGGGGATCACCCCCCAGACCGTGACCCAAGTATCGGGAGCCGACATCCTGGTGGCAGGCTCGAGCGTGTTCAACCTCCACTCGAGCATCCAGGAAAATATAAAAACTCTGAGGGAGAACTATGCGCTTACGGGTTGACCTGATCCCCCGCGAAGAACTTTCCTTTTCTGACGTGGTGCTGGTAGTGGACGTGATCCGGGCCACCACCACCGCCGCGGCTTTCCTGGAGGCCGGAGCCAGCGCCCTCTACCTGACCCCCTCGATCGAATCCGCCCGGGCCTTCAAAGACGAGGACGTGATCCTCGGAGGGGAGGTGGGCGGGCTCAAACCCCAGGGCTTCGACCTGGGGAATAGCCCCCAGGAAGCCCTCGAGGCCCAAGTGGGCGGGCGCACGGTGGTGATGAGCACCACCAACGGCACCAAGGCGGCCCACCTGGCCGCCCGCTCGGCCAAGCACGTACTGCTGGCCTCGCTGTATAACGCCCACGCCGCAGCCCGGCTGGCCCACGAACTCGCTACCGAGGAGGTGGCGGTGCTGTGTGCGGGCAAGGAGGGCCGGGTAGGGCTCGACGATACCTACACCGCCGGGGTGCTGGCGGAGTTTTTGCAGCTGATGGGCCAGTACGAACTCGACGACGGGGCGCTGGTAGCCCTCTCCACCCGCCGCACCTACCCCGACCCGCTCGAGCCCCTCTCCCTCTCGGCGGCGGCCCAGGCGCTCAAGCAGGTAGGGCTCGAGGACGATGTACCCTTCTGCGCCCAGGTGGCCAAATCCCCCGCCGTGCCCTTGCTGGTAGGCCGCAGCGGGGAGGCCTTGATCTTCCACCGGGGAACCTCGCAGCGCTCGAGCCAGGTGGGGATTCCGGTGGTGTCCTAACCGCAGGCCTCAGGGTGCGGACATTAGCCGCAAGAAGTTCCGGCTGGCCTCGATGCCCTTCTCGTAGTTGACCAGGTCGAACTTCTCGTTGGGCGAGTGCAAATTATCATCGTTGAGACCCATCCCCAAAAGCACCACCGGAATTCCTAGCAGTTCCTGGAAATTCGCCACGATGGGGATGCTCCCGCCAGAGCGGGTAAAGACCGGCTTGCGGCCCCAAGCGGCCTCGAGCGCCTGTGCTGCCTTGCGCATATAGGGCGAGTCCAACTCGGTCACCACGGGTTTCCCGGTGCCGTGGTAGAGAATCTCCATCCGGTAGCCTTCGGGTTTAATCCGCTGGAGGTACTCGGTGACGGCTTTTTGGATCGCCTCAGGATCCTGGTCGGGGACCAACCGCATAGAGAACTTGAACCCAGCCTTGGCGGGGATCACCGTCTTGGAGCCTTCGCCTTGGTACCCCCCCCAGATGCCGTTTACGTCTAGGGTGGGGCGGACCCAGGTACGCTCCAGCGCCCCCCAGCCCGGCTCACCCGGCAGGGCCTCAGCCCCAATGGAGGATGCGAACGCCGCCGCGTCAAAGTTCAGGCTGGCCAAGCTGGCGCGTTCCTCCTCGGTAAGCTCACGCACCGCATCGTAGAAACCGGGGACCAAAATGCGCCCGTCTTCGCCCTTGAGCTTGGCGATCATCCAGGCTGCCGCGTGGATGGGGTTAGGTGCAGCCCCGCCGTACACCCCGGAGTGAAGATCGCGGTTGGCCCCTTCTAAGCGCACTTCCATGTACACCAGCCCGCGCAGACCGTACTCCAGGCTCGGCACCCCAGGGGCGTACATCGCCCCATCGGAGATGAGCAGCACGTCGGCCCCCAGGCGCTCGGCATTGGAGCGCACAAAGGGCTCGAGGTGCGCACTGGAAATCTCCTCTTCCCCTTCAATCACGAACTTGACGTTGACCCCAAGGTCGGGGCCTAGATCTTCGACCGCAGCGATGTGGGCATAGATTTGGCCCTTATCGTCGGATGCCCCCCGGGCGTAGAGTTTGCCCTCTCGCAAGGTGGGCTCAAAGGGCGGGGTATGCCACAGCTCGAGCGGGTCTGGCGGCTGTACATCGTAGTGGCCGTAGATGAGCACGGTAGGAGCCTGGGGATCTACGATTCTCTCGGCGTAGACGATGGGGTGGCCGGGGGTGGCGACCACCTCAACTTGAAACCCGAGTGCGGAAAGCTTGGCCTCAAGCCAGCGAGCGGCCCGGGCAACGTCTTCTTTATGGTCAGGGTTAGCCGAAACCGAGGGGATCCTTAAAAACTCGATAAGCGCGTCTAAGTGCTTGTTCACGCCCCGAATTATACGGGCAAGCGCCCGATGCCTACACGTGCCCCTATGCGCTTTCCGTCTTGGGTTCGGATTTTTGCGGTTCGTTCAGCTCGCGCAGCAACGCCAAGCGCAGCCGGGCTATTTCACTTTCAAGCCTGGCCTGTTGGGCATCGAGTTCGTCGCGCAGCTTGATGATCTCCTCCACCCCGGCCAGGTTGACGCCTAATTCTTGGGTCAGGCGGCGAATCTCCCGCAACTTCTCTAGATCCCGCTCTGAGTAAAGACGGGTTTTCCCTGAGGAGCGCTTGGGCTGAATCAGCCCCTTCCGCTCGTACAGACGTAGGGTCTGCGGGTGCATGTCTACCAACTCAGCGGCCACAGAGATCACGTAGACCGGGCGGTCCTTGGCGGCGGACGGTTTCTTAGCCGGGGGTTCGGGCTCGCGCGGGGCGGGCAGGGCCGGAGGAGACTTGAGCGCCTCGAGCTTCTCCCCCAGCTCGGCCTTGAGCCGCAAGACCTCCTCACGGAAGCGGGTTTCGAGGGCGTATAGCTCGTCGCGGAGTTTAATGATCTCCTCAACCCCTGCCAGATTCACCCCAAGCTCCTGGGTCAACCGGCGAATCTCTTTGAGCTTTTCCACATCCCGCTCGGAGTATAGACGGGTCTTGCCGGAGGAACGCTTGGGAGCTACCAACCCTTTGCGCTCATATAAACGCAGGGTCTGCGGATGCATATCCACCAGCTCCGCAGCCACCGAGATGATATACACCGGACGGTCCTTCTCCCCTGCCATATCACAACGAGTATACAAAAGTTTATACGGGGGCAATCAATCAGCTTACACAATCAAAAGAATAAGGCTTGGCTAATCTTCCCTCCTCCGGTCTGCCCAGCGGAAAGGCAGGTAGTGCGGCTCCCACATCCGGCTAGCTACAAAAGCCCCTACCTGGGCAGCGTTCATGTTCTGAACTCGAGGCTCGCGGCACAACCCCTCCTCGAGCGCCTTGGCCAACACGCGGCTGGCAACCTCACGGCTCACCTCGCGCAACTGCTTAACGGGCGGGTAAACCCGCTCGGGGGTCTCGCGGGCGGTGTAGTCAGCCAGGGCATAAGCCGCTTCCAACACCATCCCATCCGAAACCTCGCTTACCTGGCCCAGTACCGCAGCAAACCCCAAACCGGGAAACACGAAGGCGTTGTTACCCTGCCCCACTGGGTAGTAGCTTCCATTATAGACCACCGGAGGGAAAGGGCTCCCCGCCGCCACGATGGCCTGACCTTCGGTCCAGTGAATGAGGTCGTCGGGGAGCGCCTCCGAAGCGGAAGTGGGATTAGATAGGGGGAAGATGATCGGCCTGGGGGTATTGAAGTGCATGGCCCGTACGATGGGTTCGGTGAAAGAGCCTCCCTGACCGGAAAGACCCAGGAGCACCGTCGCCCGAGCGTTCTGGATGGTCTCGAGCAGAGTTGGGACCTGCCCGGCGAAGCTCCACCCCTCCAAAGCCTGAGGCTGCTGGGCGTAGGGCTGTTTGTAGGCCTCCATGCTGCGGTTTTCCACCAACAATCCCCTCGAGTCCAGCACGAACAGGCGCTTTTTGGCCTCCTTCTCGGAGAGGCCATCGCGTTTGAGTCCTTCCAAAATAGCCCAGGCCACCCCTATACCACCGGCCCCGGCTCCATGGATGACCACGCGCTGGTCCGAAAGCCGCTCTCCCTTGAGGCGGCAAGCTGAGATCAGCCCAGCCAGCGCCACCGCTCCGGTTCCCTGAATGTCATCGTTGAAGGAGGGGATCACCTTACGGTAACGCTCGAGTACGGCGAACGCGGTGTCCTTGGCGAAGTCCTCCCACTGGATGACCACCTTGGGATAACGGTCTTTGACCGCTTCGACAAACCTATCCATGAACGCGTAGTAGGGCTCGCCGCTAAGCCGCTTGTGCCGCACACCCAAGTAGAGTGGATCAAAGAGTAAATCAGCACGGTCGGTACCCACGTCGAGTTCCACTGGCAGGGTTTTATCGGGTCCCACCCCACCTGCTGCGGTGTAGATCGAGAGCTTGCCTATGGGGATAGCCATCCCGCCAAAACCCTGATCACCGATACCCAAAATCGCCGAAGAATCCGTCGCTACGATGAGCCGTACATCGTTTAGAGGCACGTTTGCCAGCGCCTCCCGGATCCCCTCGATGTTCGCGGTGCTGGCGGTAAAGCCACGCGGGTAGCGGTAGATGTGGGAAAACTGCCGCACTGCCTCACCCACGGTGGGGGTGTAGAGGATGGGTAGCATCTCCTCTAGGTGTTCCTCCAAAAGCGCATAAAACAGGACCTCGTTGCGGTCTTGCAGATTGCGCAGGTAGATGTGCTTTTCCATCTCTGAGCCCAGCAGGCGGTACTGCCGGTAGGTCTGGTCCAGCTGCTCTTTGATGCTGTTGACGTGGGGCGGCAAGAGCCCCTCGAGCCCCAGTTGGCGGCGCTCCTCGAGGGTATAAGCAGTCCCTTTGTTGAGGAGCGGAAAGCGGGTCAACAAAAAACCTTGAACGTAGACCTCGAGGTAGCGGTTGCCCGCTTCGTCCCGCTTGACGTCGTAATACCGGCTGACGCTCATGCGCACTATCCTAACGCTTTCCCCGCAAACGCTCACAAGGTCATAGGCCCAGGGTCTTGGACCAATCGGTGGGCTCCTTGGCCTGGGCGTACTCGGTATCCATCTGCGCCAACTGGAGGCGGCCGGAGTATTCTTCGTTTACCGCCTGCCAGTAGGTGTACTCCTCAATCACCCAGATGCCCGACTCGCGAGCCCCGTTGCCGCTTGCACGGATACCCCCAAAAGGCAGGTGCGCCTCGGCCCCTACGGTGGAGTTGTTGATAGAGGTCATTCCGGCCTTGATGCCGTTCTTGAACAGGTAAGCCCAGCCGCGGTGGTTGGTGTAGATGCTCGAGGAAAGCCCGTAAGGATGGGCGTTTGCCGCTATGATTGCCTCCTCGATCCCGTTCACCCTGACCAAGTTGATGGTGGGACCAAAGACTTCCGTCTCGAAGATCTTCATACCTGGCGCCGCCTCCCAGACCGTGGGCCAGCCGAAGTAGCCGGCATCGGGGTCGCCTTTGAAGTGCGGATAAGGGTTCTCCGCAGTGATGCGGCCTTTGCCAAAAAGAAGCTTGGCTCCGTCCTGGGAAGCCCATTCGTAGTGCCTAGCCCACCCTGCATAGAAGCGTTCGTTCATGAAGGGGCCGTAAGTGACCGGCTCCGCTTGCAGGGGGTTGCCGACTACGGTAGCTTCGGTTCGCTCGAGGAACCTCCGCTTGAACTCCTCGTAGATGGGCGCGTCCACCAGGATGTTTCCTGCGCTGGTACAGCGCTGCCCACCGGTGGCGAATGCGCTCCACCAAGCCCCCTCCACCGCCAGCTCGATATCGGCGTCGCGCATCACCACCAACGGATTCTTGCCGCCCAGCTCGAGGGTAGGGCGGATCAGGTTGCGTCCGGCGATCTCCCCGATGCGGCGGCCCACCGCGCTCGAGCCGGTGAAGGCGAATTTGTTGAACAGCCCCTCATCCATCAGCTCAACCAACCACTCCCCAGTTGCGCCGCCTCCCCCCCCAAAGACCACGTTGAGCACACCGGGGGGCAGCCCGGCCTCCTCGAAAAGCCGCACGAATACCAGAGAAAGCGCGGGGGAGTCGTCGGAGGGCTTCCACACCACGGTGTTCCCGGCTAGCACTGCGGGGATGATTTTCCACGAGGGTACTGCAATGGGAAAGTTCCCGGCGGTGATCATCCCCACCACCCCCAGCGGGCGGCGGAAGGTGAAAAGCTCTTTACCTACCATCTCGCTGGGCACAGTCTGGCCATAGAGGCGGCGGCCTTCCGAGGCGAAGAACACCGCCGTGTCTATGGCTTCTTGCACATCACCGCGAGCTTCCTTGAGGGTTTTACCGACCTCGCGTACCAAAAGCCGCGCGATCGTCTCCTTTTCACGGGTCAAGGCGGTGGCAAAGTTCAAGAGGGTCACACCCCGCACCGGGGCCGGGGTACGTGACCAGCGCTCGAAGGCCTCCCGGGCAATTCGGGCCGCTCGCCGCAGGAGGTCTTTGCTGGCTTCGGGAAAGCGGGCTACCACATCGCTGCGATCCGAGGGGTTGCGGCGCTCTAGCATCCGCCCCTCCATCACCTCTTCCCCGCCGATCCAGTGGCCGAACTCGAGGGTATTGCCGTACTTGCTGGGAGATGTCTTCATAGTTTCATTATCCGGTGGACCGAGCCGGGCGCAAAGCGCCCAACCTTCCCTGCGACTGCGGGCATGAGGGACTACCGTTCTGGTTGCATCCGGGCTTTGAGGGCCTCCAGGGTAGCTTGCGGGACCAGCTTGCCCACATCGCCCCCATAACGGGCAATCTCCTTGACCATGGTGCTCGAGACATAGGACCAGCGGGTCGCCGCCATGATGAAAAGGGTCTCGGCATGAGGGGGAAACTGCCGGTTGAGGTGGGCCATCTGGAGTTCGTATTCGTAGTCGGAGACCGCCCGCAATCCCTTGACGATGACCCTCGAGCCGATTTTCTTCATGTAGTCCACCAGCAAGCCGCGAAAGGTGTCCACTTGAACGTTCTCCAGACGGGCCTGCGCGGCAGCTCGTCGGATGATCTCGACGCGCTCCTCCGGGGTGAAGAGCCACTGGTTGCGTTTGCTAGGGTTCTCGAGCACCGCCACCGTCACCCGGTCAAAAAGTTTGCTCGAGCGCACAATGACATCAAAGTGACCGTTGTGCAGTGGGTCAAAACTGCCGGGATAAACCACGTGCATGGGGACAGCTTAATGCTAAAAGCGCAAGGCTGAAAGCTCACGGCTTTACGCTGTAGGTCCTACGTCCCACGCCAAGATTCCCTTGACAGGCGAGGTTCGACGT
This window harbors:
- a CDS encoding ATP-binding cassette domain-containing protein, giving the protein MGVVLRTVHLAYRYPEVELFRNFNLELSPGDVRVILGPSGSGKTTLIHLLAGLLALQEGEVWWGATNLRGLGEEALARLRLGYLGLVFQHHYLMPELTALENVLVPGYLAGRVDPAWGLELLRRVGLADRARLRPQALSGGERQRVAVVRALYLRPKLLLADEPTGSLDRRNAERVLALMLELSHDLGAAVLLATHDEHLVQGLPELRLG
- the hspR gene encoding heat shock protein transcriptional repressor HspR, fused homodimer type; translated protein: MAGEKDRPVYIISVAAELVDMHPQTLRLYERKGLVAPKRSSGKTRLYSERDVEKLKEIRRLTQELGVNLAGVEEIIKLRDELYALETRFREEVLRLKAELGEKLEALKSPPALPAPREPEPPAKKPSAAKDRPVYVISVAAELVDMHPQTLRLYERKGLIQPKRSSGKTRLYSERDLEKLREIRRLTQELGVNLAGVEEIIKLRDELDAQQARLESEIARLRLALLRELNEPQKSEPKTESA
- a CDS encoding NAD-dependent malic enzyme, producing MSVSRYYDVKRDEAGNRYLEVYVQGFLLTRFPLLNKGTAYTLEERRQLGLEGLLPPHVNSIKEQLDQTYRQYRLLGSEMEKHIYLRNLQDRNEVLFYALLEEHLEEMLPILYTPTVGEAVRQFSHIYRYPRGFTASTANIEGIREALANVPLNDVRLIVATDSSAILGIGDQGFGGMAIPIGKLSIYTAAGGVGPDKTLPVELDVGTDRADLLFDPLYLGVRHKRLSGEPYYAFMDRFVEAVKDRYPKVVIQWEDFAKDTAFAVLERYRKVIPSFNDDIQGTGAVALAGLISACRLKGERLSDQRVVIHGAGAGGIGVAWAILEGLKRDGLSEKEAKKRLFVLDSRGLLVENRSMEAYKQPYAQQPQALEGWSFAGQVPTLLETIQNARATVLLGLSGQGGSFTEPIVRAMHFNTPRPIIFPLSNPTSASEALPDDLIHWTEGQAIVAAGSPFPPVVYNGSYYPVGQGNNAFVFPGLGFAAVLGQVSEVSDGMVLEAAYALADYTARETPERVYPPVKQLREVSREVASRVLAKALEEGLCREPRVQNMNAAQVGAFVASRMWEPHYLPFRWADRRRED
- a CDS encoding aldehyde dehydrogenase family protein, with the translated sequence MKTSPSKYGNTLEFGHWIGGEEVMEGRMLERRNPSDRSDVVARFPEASKDLLRRAARIAREAFERWSRTPAPVRGVTLLNFATALTREKETIARLLVREVGKTLKEARGDVQEAIDTAVFFASEGRRLYGQTVPSEMVGKELFTFRRPLGVVGMITAGNFPIAVPSWKIIPAVLAGNTVVWKPSDDSPALSLVFVRLFEEAGLPPGVLNVVFGGGGGATGEWLVELMDEGLFNKFAFTGSSAVGRRIGEIAGRNLIRPTLELGGKNPLVVMRDADIELAVEGAWWSAFATGGQRCTSAGNILVDAPIYEEFKRRFLERTEATVVGNPLQAEPVTYGPFMNERFYAGWARHYEWASQDGAKLLFGKGRITAENPYPHFKGDPDAGYFGWPTVWEAAPGMKIFETEVFGPTINLVRVNGIEEAIIAANAHPYGLSSSIYTNHRGWAYLFKNGIKAGMTSINNSTVGAEAHLPFGGIRASGNGARESGIWVIEEYTYWQAVNEEYSGRLQLAQMDTEYAQAKEPTDWSKTLGL
- the coaD gene encoding pantetheine-phosphate adenylyltransferase, whose product is MHVVYPGSFDPLHNGHFDVIVRSSKLFDRVTVAVLENPSKRNQWLFTPEERVEIIRRAAAQARLENVQVDTFRGLLVDYMKKIGSRVIVKGLRAVSDYEYELQMAHLNRQFPPHAETLFIMAATRWSYVSSTMVKEIARYGGDVGKLVPQATLEALKARMQPER
- a CDS encoding purine-nucleoside phosphorylase, giving the protein MTPLHVRGRPGDVAPYVLLPGDPGRAQWIAEHFLENPKPYTTYRSLLGFTGTYKGLPVSVQTTGMGCPSTAIVVEELAQLGAKVLVRVGTCGVFSETLKAPELVVAQASIPLDGTTRQYLGGKPYAPVPDYAVLEQLVGAARRLAYPHHVGIIVTEDAFYSPLEHHGQAMAPFGALAAEMESSALFLIAKMRGMKAGAVLAVVNKVGDAQFVAPELIQEGVNRMTRVALEAFVQMENQGG
- the rpe gene encoding ribulose-phosphate 3-epimerase, giving the protein MSRPTPVWIAPSVLAADFTRLGEQVREAQEGGADLIHVDVMDGRFVPNISMGIVVVEAIRRVAQIPLDVHLMIVEPEKYLADFVQAGATYLTFHAEATPHAHRAVQRIRELGAKPGLALNPATPLSFLETLLPDLDLALLMTVNPGFGGQKFIPGSTQRLRELRALRDRLNPACLIEVDGGITPQTVTQVSGADILVAGSSVFNLHSSIQENIKTLRENYALTG
- a CDS encoding 2-phosphosulfolactate phosphatase — translated: MRLRVDLIPREELSFSDVVLVVDVIRATTTAAAFLEAGASALYLTPSIESARAFKDEDVILGGEVGGLKPQGFDLGNSPQEALEAQVGGRTVVMSTTNGTKAAHLAARSAKHVLLASLYNAHAAARLAHELATEEVAVLCAGKEGRVGLDDTYTAGVLAEFLQLMGQYELDDGALVALSTRRTYPDPLEPLSLSAAAQALKQVGLEDDVPFCAQVAKSPAVPLLVGRSGEALIFHRGTSQRSSQVGIPVVS
- a CDS encoding Crp/Fnr family transcriptional regulator: MLRDTTLLAQTPLFQGVPPQALEIAQEAFTARFYPAGTTVFKAGDLGAALYVVQQGRVRIFRTYLDERERVFAFLGPGEVFGEMSLLDEEPRSASAEVVADSVLLVLYREAYQGLIRRYPQVAHNIAGILAKRLREADLELEVLSFEEARGRVAYALLKLYRQGFGENGRMKLTHLELAQLSGTSRETVTRVLHALKNEGLLRVTGGYVEIVDTTTLEEVLYGLR
- a CDS encoding dipeptidase, translating into MIRGVNKHLDALIEFLRIPSVSANPDHKEDVARAARWLEAKLSALGFQVEVVATPGHPIVYAERIVDPQAPTVLIYGHYDVQPPDPLELWHTPPFEPTLREGKLYARGASDDKGQIYAHIAAVEDLGPDLGVNVKFVIEGEEEISSAHLEPFVRSNAERLGADVLLISDGAMYAPGVPSLEYGLRGLVYMEVRLEGANRDLHSGVYGGAAPNPIHAAAWMIAKLKGEDGRILVPGFYDAVRELTEEERASLASLNFDAAAFASSIGAEALPGEPGWGALERTWVRPTLDVNGIWGGYQGEGSKTVIPAKAGFKFSMRLVPDQDPEAIQKAVTEYLQRIKPEGYRMEILYHGTGKPVVTELDSPYMRKAAQALEAAWGRKPVFTRSGGSIPIVANFQELLGIPVVLLGMGLNDDNLHSPNEKFDLVNYEKGIEASRNFLRLMSAP